The Chloroflexota bacterium genome window below encodes:
- a CDS encoding SDR family NAD(P)-dependent oxidoreductase, producing MGKLDGQCVIVTGASRGIGEAIAKTLAAEGGRILCVARTLSEGSHDMTTYMRDQGRPGEAETPFPGSLEGTVAAIREAGGEATALAADLADPDECRRVVDEARRIYGPVDVLVNNAALAVFLPVAEFPYDSWLRSFQIIVHASFVLSQCVLEDMVPRKRGAIVNISSSAARGPGSAPYAPPSPDAPAVTGYGAAKAALERFTQGLALEVRDDNIAVSALSPSIIVPTAGAVFHKGVRYIGDENGEPPELMAQSVLLLATKPAGKMNGMVTYSQKILLEHGVIEKGVGMGVDRPGSGYSQI from the coding sequence GTGGGCAAGTTGGACGGACAGTGCGTCATCGTCACCGGCGCCAGCCGAGGCATCGGTGAGGCCATCGCCAAGACCCTCGCCGCCGAGGGCGGCCGCATCCTCTGCGTGGCCCGCACCCTCAGCGAGGGCAGTCACGACATGACCACCTACATGCGTGACCAGGGCCGACCCGGCGAGGCGGAAACCCCATTTCCCGGCTCCCTCGAGGGCACCGTCGCCGCCATCCGCGAGGCCGGCGGCGAGGCCACTGCGTTGGCCGCCGACCTCGCCGACCCCGACGAGTGCCGCCGCGTCGTCGATGAGGCCCGCCGCATCTACGGCCCCGTCGACGTCCTCGTCAACAACGCCGCCCTCGCCGTCTTCCTTCCCGTTGCGGAGTTCCCCTATGACAGTTGGCTCCGCAGCTTCCAGATCATCGTCCACGCATCCTTCGTCCTGAGCCAGTGCGTGCTGGAGGACATGGTTCCCCGCAAGCGCGGCGCCATCGTCAACATTTCCTCCAGCGCCGCCAGGGGCCCGGGCAGCGCACCCTACGCGCCGCCTTCCCCCGACGCGCCCGCCGTCACCGGCTACGGCGCCGCCAAGGCCGCCCTCGAACGCTTCACCCAGGGCCTCGCCCTCGAAGTCCGCGACGACAACATCGCCGTATCGGCCCTCTCCCCCTCCATCATCGTCCCCACCGCCGGCGCGGTCTTCCACAAGGGCGTCCGCTACATCGGCGACGAGAACGGCGAGCCGCCGGAGTTGATGGCCCAATCCGTCCTCCTCCTCGCCACGAAGCCCGCCGGGAAGATGAACGGCATGGTCACCTACAGCCAGAAGATCCTCCTGGAGCACGGCGTCATAGAAAAGGGCGTAGGTATGGGCGTAGACCGCCCCGGCAGCGGCTACAGCCAGATCTAG
- a CDS encoding VTT domain-containing protein, with the protein MADEHNQDLEATTPDGDAPRGRRSALADWLAANEAATRVAILVAAGATMAIGTFLWATGRLDVQNAGYAGALVINLIGSATVLIPVPGLAVVCGASAEQAALNPFLLGMAGGVGSSVGELSGYLAGYTGRSLLERSRHYARIHGWVRRYGGLPLFVLSVVPNPVFDVAGIAAGSLGYSVRRFLFYVLAGKLVKYVAVVYACRSGIDWLVGLG; encoded by the coding sequence ATGGCAGACGAGCATAATCAGGACCTCGAGGCGACGACGCCGGATGGTGACGCACCGCGGGGGCGGCGGTCGGCGTTGGCGGACTGGCTGGCCGCCAACGAGGCAGCCACGCGCGTCGCCATCCTGGTGGCCGCCGGGGCGACGATGGCGATCGGCACGTTCCTGTGGGCGACGGGGCGGCTCGACGTGCAGAACGCCGGGTACGCGGGCGCGCTGGTGATCAACCTGATCGGCTCGGCGACGGTGCTGATTCCGGTGCCGGGGCTGGCGGTGGTCTGCGGTGCGTCCGCCGAGCAGGCGGCGCTGAACCCGTTCCTGCTCGGGATGGCGGGCGGCGTTGGGTCGTCGGTGGGCGAGCTGAGCGGGTACCTTGCGGGGTACACGGGAAGGTCGCTGCTGGAACGCTCGCGGCACTACGCGCGGATCCACGGATGGGTGCGGCGGTACGGCGGGCTGCCGCTGTTCGTGCTGTCGGTGGTGCCGAACCCGGTGTTCGACGTGGCGGGGATAGCCGCGGGGTCCCTGGGGTACTCTGTCAGGCGGTTCCTTTTCTACGTGCTGGCGGGGAAGCTGGTGAAGTACGTGGCCGTGGTGTATGCGTGCCGGTCGGGGATCGACTGGCTCGTCGGGCTGGGGTGA